The sequence ACGAACCCTGCGCGTACCAGCCGTGCACATAGATGGTGGCGCTGGTCTGCGAGGCGCCGGTGGTGAAGGAGACACTGAGCGGGCTGTACGCGGACGGGGACGTCGTCCAGGTGGACGCGCCGCCGTCCACGCCGAGATAGACGTAGGAACCCCGGACCCAGCCTTGAAGGGTGTACGTCGTGTTGGGCTGGACCGCGACCGTCTGACCGCACTGCGCGTCGTCGCTGGACGTCGGCGCTCCCCGCAGGGCCGTGGATCCGCCGTGCACGGGGGAGGAGACGACCGAGCCGAGGTTGCCGGTGCAGGTCCAGGGGGAGAGGCCGCCCGACTCGAAGCCGGGGTTGGTGAGGATGTTGGCCGCCTGGGCCGTGCCCGGCAGCGCGATGGCCCCGCCGAGCGCGAGAGCGGCGGAGCCGACCAGAGCGAGGAGCCGGCGTCTGTGACGCCCGAGTATGTGGCGCACGCGATCTCCCTGTGGGGATGGGATGTTGGGGAGTACAGGGGAGTGCGGAAAGCTGCGCCATCAAAGTTGGTATGGACCAATCCGGCTGTCAAGGGTCGCGCCGGGTATTGGTCCATACCGGTGAACTGAAGCGCCCCGAAAGGGGCGCGGGGCTGTGTTCGATATGCGGCTCCGCCGCGTGGGCGCGAGCAACCAGGTACGACCCGCACCCGGCATACGACCTACAGCGGCAGCACCTCAGCCGCCGAAGCCGACTGCACATGGACCGGGGCCGCCGGCGGCAACACCTCGGCCGACTCCACCCTCTGCCGCGGAAGTGCCGCAGGCATCAGCGGACGCGGCCCCGACACCACCGTGTAGTCCTGTCCCAGGAACGGCGGCTCGATCACACCCGGGTCTTCGCCGAGGGCCAGCTGCACGGCCGCCCAAGGGGCGTTCACCCCACAGAGCGACAGCTGGTGCAGGCCGCCCGCGGGACGTGTGTTGACGTCGAGCAGGACCGGGCGGTCTCCGAACATCCGGAACTGGATGTTGGACAGGTGGTGCAGCCCGAATCCCTCCGCGATCAGCCGGGCCGGCTCCAGCCACTGCTCGTGCAGGGTGAAGCCCCGGCGGCGGCCGTTCTTGGTGCGGCCCACGGCCAGCCGGACGTGGTTGTCCGGCCCGGTCAGGCAGTCCACGGACACCTCCGGCTCCTCCAGGCGCGGCATCACCACCCAGTCCACCGGCTCCTCGGCCCGCTCCAGCGCCTCGACGACCAGGTCCAGCTGGACGTGGGGCCCGGGAAAGCCGTTCAAGTGCATCAGCGAGAAGGGTGTGCGGGTGATCACACGGAAGCCGACCCCGCCCGCGCCCGCCGCGGGCTTGAAGCACGCCTTGTGTCCGCCCGCTTCCAACTCCTCGACCGCGGCGACGAGTTCGTCCGCCGTACGCACCCGCCACCACGGCGGAACCGGCACGCCGACCGAGCGGACCGCCTCGTACGCGGTCGCCTTGTCCTCGAACACGGCCACCGCCTGCGGCGTCGGCGCCAGCAGCGCCGTACCCACCGCCGCGAAGTCGGCGCGGTGCGCCACGATCGCCGTCTGGTGCAGCCGGGGCACGAACACGTCGATGCCGCGCCGCGCGCACTGGTCCAGGGCGTACTCGACGTACGCGGCCGGGGACAGGCCCTCCGGCTCCAGGTCGGCGGTGTCGGCGGCGGCCAGCACGGGGGAGTCGGCGTCGCCGTGCGTGGCATGGATCTCGACCGCCCGGTCGCTGGGATTTCTCCGCAGCTGATCCATGAAGAACACGTTCTCCGCGTACGTGCGGTTGAGCCAGACGCGTACGCGAGAGATCATGCAGGCCGCCTTTCGGGGATTTCGGGCAGGGCGCAGCGGCCCGTGCCCGGGCAGGAGGGAGGAAGGGACACCAAACGGCCCTGTGTGAAGGGAAGTTAGAGGCGTTGGTGTTGGGCCGATCATACGGCTTTCAAGAGGGCGCGCGTGCAACGCGCAGGTTACGGATTTTCCCGTGATGTCCAACGGCGCCGCGCCCGGAATCCCCTTGTGTCCGGCCCGTGAATATGTTGTCGTGGTGCCTACGGCATGATCGGAAGGGGCGCGGGGTGGAGTCGACGGCCAGGGCCGGACAGCTGCTGGCCATCAGTGACCTGCACATCAGTTATCCGGAGAACCGCGCGCTGGTCGAGCAGATGCGCCCCCACACGGAGGACGACTGGCTGATCGTCGCCGGGGACATCGCGGAGACTGTCGAGGACATCCGCTGGACCCTCGCCACGCTCGCGGACCGCTTCCGCAAGGTCCTGTGGTCGCCGGGCAACCACGAGCTGTGGACCCATCCGAGGGACACCGTCGACCTGCGTGGCGTCGCCCGCTACGAACACCTCGTCGAACTCTGCCGTGAGCTGGGCGTGACCACGCCCGAGGACCCTTATCCGGTGTGGCAGGGCCCCGGCGGGCCGGTCGTCGTCGCCCCGCTGTTCCTCCTGTACGATTACTCGTTCCTGCCGGCCGGGTGTGTCACCAAGGCGCAGGGTCTGGCCTACGCGGAGAGCACCGGCATCATCTGCAACGACGAGTACCTGCTGCACCCCGACCCCTACCCGAGCCGCGAGGCCTGGTGCCGCGCCCGGGTGGCGGAGACGGCGCGCAGGCTCGCCGAGCTGCCCGAGGACCTGCCCACCGTCCTGGCCAACCACTATCCGTTGGACCGGCATCCGACGGACGTGCTGTGGCACCCGGAGTTCGCGATGTGGTGCGGTACCGAGCTCACCGCCGACTGGCACCACCGCTTCCGTGTCCAGACCATGGTCTACGGTCATCTGCACATCCCGCGGACCACCTGGCACGAGGGCGTCCGCTTTGAAGAGGTATCCGTGGGATACCCCCGCGAATGGCGCAAGCGTCCGGTACCCCCGGGACGACTGCGCCGCATCCTGCCGATGGAGGTCGGGCCCGGTGATCGAGGAGCTGCTCCCGGAGTCGGTGGTGGCCGTGGAAACGTACGGGGATGAGGAGGCCAGGGACACCCCGCTGTATCCCGAGGAGCAGCAGCTCGTGGCGCGGGCGGTGGACAAGCGCCGCCGCGAGTTCACGTCCGTGCGGGTCTGCGCCCGGCGCGCCATGGAGAAGCTCGGCGTCCCACCGCAGCCCGTCCTGACCGGCGAGCGCGGCGCCCCGATCTGGCCCGAGGGACTGGCCGGCAGCATGACCCATTGCGACGGCTACCGTGCCGCCGCCCTGGTCCGTGCCACGGACCTGGCCTCCCTCGGTATCGACGCCGAACCGCACGCACCGGTGCCGGACGGCGTCTTCGAGGCCATCTCGCTGCCCGCCGAACAGGACCGGCACCGCGAGCTGTCCACCACCCGGCCCGCCGTCCACTGGGACCGGCTGCTGTTCAGCGCCAAGGAGTCCGTCTACAAGGCGTGGTTCCCCCTCACCCGCGCCTGGCTCGACTTCTCCGAGGCCGACATCGAGCTGTTCCCGGCGACCGGCCAGGGCACGCGCGGCCGCTTCCACGCCCGCCTTCTCGTCCCCGGCCCGCTGGTGGGCGGCACCCGCCTGAGCGGATTCGAGGGCCGCTGGCTGGCCGAGGACGGGCTGGTGCTGACGGCGGTGACCGTCCCGCACTGCTGAGCGGGCTACGGAACGGCCACCGGGCGCCGGCTCACTCCTGCGGGCACCAGTGGCGCACCAGCCGGAAGAACTGCTCCTCGTTGCCCGCGAGTCCCGCCCGCTCCAGGGCCCGTTCCGCCTCGGCCAGCACGGCGGGTGGGACGACCACGGGACGGCCGCCGCCCGGTGGTCCGTCGAAGGCGGCGCGCACGGTGTGCAGCAGCCGGAGGTAGGCCTGTACGGCGGTGCGCTCGCGGTCGGTCAGTACGGCGGTGGGCATCGGTCGGCTCTCCCCGGTTCGGCAGCACGGTCGCGCGCCCTGCGGCGCACGTACCAGCTTGCCGTCCACCACTGACAATGCCGGTTCGCCCGGTCGCCCGCGGGAGTGCCTCACCGGGTTGGGCCGTTCAGCCCTGTGAGCCCAGATACCCCAAAGACGCCTCGATGCGGCCCGCCACGTCGTTGCGTCGGACCGGGCCGCGCAGGGCCGAACCGGCAAGCCAGGTGCGGCACTTGCTGGCCAGCAGGAGCCCGAAGGACTCGGCGTCACGCTCCTCGGACTGCTCGAAGCGGGTGCGGGCGGCGACCCGCTGCACCGCGGCCGCGAGCGCCGCAGGGTCGGAGCCCTCGCTCAGCAGACGCGTGGCGACGCCGACACCCGCCCCGTCGGTGAGGTGACCGCAGTGCCCGGCCTGCATGTGCCACAGCTCGTGGCCGAGGATCACCAACTGGTGGTCCGGCGCGGTGCGTTCCTCGACGACGACCAGGTCGCGGTCGGTCAGGTCCAGCCACAGCCCGCTGGCCGTGTCCGGCGGGAAGACCGCCGTACGGAACTGCACGGGACGGCCGCGGCGGCGGCTCATCGCCTCGCACAGCGCACGGTACAGCTCGTGCGGCGGGACAGGTCCGGGCAGGGCGAGTTCCCCGACCAGCTCGGTGCACAGCCGCCGCATGTCCCTGCCGATGCCCACAGTCCTCCCCCGGATCACGACTCGGGCCGCTTGACGCTCTCCAGGAGCATGTCCAGCCACTCCGCGACCTTGTCCCGGTGCTGGTCCGTGGGCAGTTGCGCGGCCCGCCAGGCGATCCCGCGCACCCCGTGGTCCTGCAGCAGCCGCTCCAGCGGATCGTTCGCGGCCGCGGCCGCGGCCCGCTCCCGGTCGGCGAGCTTCTGCAGCAGTTCCTGCTCGGTGCGCTGCAGCGCGCCCGCCAGCGCCTCGGGATCCTCCGCCGTGAGGAATCCCGCGTGCACGCGGAAGAACCGCTGCAGCGCGTCGCAGTGCTCCATGGTGGGCCGCCGGTCGCCGTTGATGAGCGCGCCGGCCTGCTGCCGGGACATGCCCGCGCCGTCGGCGATCTCCTGCTGGGTGTACTTGCGGCCGTTCGGTTTCAGCCGGGTACGGCGCAGCAGGTCCAGGCGCTGCAGAAAGCGCGCCTGGACGTCCGGCTCGCCCGCCGGGCGGCCGCTGAGCAGAGCCTTGACCACCGGCTCGGGGACCCCGCAGGCGACGGAGAGCCGCCCGACGTCGAAGACCTCGGAGTGCGGGACTCCGAGCCGGTCGGCGAGCCCGGTGACGCGGGCGACGACGGCCGGCAGCTGAGCGGTCTCCGTGGCGCCCGGATCCTCGTAGCCATCCGTCACCGACAGAACTCCTACGTCTCTCGAGGGCTTCAGGTGTGTCCGCGCTTCTCACGACGGATCTCGTGAACTTCCCGGAGAGTAGCGGGTGCTTCGAACTCACATCCAGGTCTCGCCACAACTGTGGCGAATTTCAGCCGTCAACCGACGTGGAATGCCACGATAGTTGACATGCGTCTTGTCTGGGCAGCAGGATCGCTTCGCCGCGCGAAGGCCGCAGAGGCAAGAGGGGTGACCTCCCGATGGCACATCAGGCAGGAGGGCAGCGGCCGGCGCCGCGGTCCGTCGTCGAGGGCTGCGATGCCCAGGCGTATCTCCAGGACTACGCCACGCTGCTGGAGGCCGTCCCTTTCCCGTCCCTGGTCGTCGACCACCGCTGGAACGTGGTCAGGGCCAACGGCGCGTTCGAGGCGCTCTTCCGTGGCGTGCGCCCTCACCCGACGGCCATGCCCGGGGACAACTTCCTCAGGTTCGTCCTGTTCCACCCGGATGCCGGCGACGTCCTCGGCGAACACGAGTCGGGCTGGTGCCTGCCGATGCTGGCCCACCTCAAGACCGCCCTTGAACGCTGCGGCCACGACCACGAACTCCAGTCGATCCGCCGCGACCTCGCCCAGGACCCGATCATGGAGGCCGCCTACCGGCAGGGCCTGCCGCACTGGATCCGTGCCGTCGGCGAGGCCGCGACGCAGCTCGACGGCGCCCTGCGCCTCCTGCTCCATCCCGACCCGCGCCGGGGCCCGACCGAGTGCCGGATCGTCGACGAGACGACCCCCACCCTGGCGGAGATCGGCTGCACACGCCTGACCATGGTCCTGCGTGACGCCCGCCGCCCGGCCGTGACCGCCCGCCGCCCGCGCCGTCGGCGCGGCACAGGCGGCCATCTGACGGTCGTCCCGGCCGCCGAGGACTGACCCGGCTCCGTCGGCGTTCAGGTCGCCGACGGGGCCGGGCAGCCCCCTCTCGGCCTCAGCTGCCGCGCGCCCGGGTTACGCAAACAGCTTGCGTAACTTGCGCTAGCCTTGCGCGCATGACGCGACGACTTGCGGAAGTGGCGAAGAAGGTCGGGGTCAGCGAGGCCACGGTCAGCCGGGTGCTCAACGGCAAGCCGGGAGTCTCCGCGGCCACCCGGCAGGCGGTGCTGTCGGCCCTCGACGTCCTCGGCTACGAGCGCCCCACCCAGCTGCGCGGTGAACGCGCCCGGCTCGTCGGCCTGGTCCTGCCGGAGCTGCAGAACCCGATCTTCCCGGCCTTCGCCGAGGTCATCGGGGGCGCGCTCGCCCAGCTCGGGCTCACCCCGGTGCTGTGCACCCAGACCAAGGGCGGCGTCTCGGAGGCGGACTACGTGGAGCTGCTGCTGCAACAGCAGGTCTCCGGCGTGGTCTTCGCGGGCGGCCTGTACGCGCAGGCGGACGCGCCGCACGACCACTACCGGCGGCTCGCCGACCGCAACATCCCGGTGGTGCTGGTCAACGCGGCCATCGAACACCTCGGCTTCCCGGGCGTGTCCTGCGACGACGCCGTCGCCGTCGAGCAGGCCTGGAGGCACCTCGCCTCCCTCGGCCACGAACGGATCGGCCTGGTCCTCGGCCCCGGCGACCATGTCCCCTCGGCGCGCAAGCTGGCCGCCGCGCGCGCCGTCGCCGGCGATCTGCCGGACGAGTTCGTCGCCCGGGCCATCTTCTCCCTGGAGGGCGGTCACGCGGCCGCCGCCCGGCTGATCGAGCGAGGCGTCACCGGCATCATCTGCGCGAGCGACCCCCTCGCCCTGGGCGCCGTCCGGGCCGCCCGCCGCAAGGGACACGACGTCCCCGGGCGCATCTCCGTCGTCGGCTACGACGACTCGGCGTTCATGAACTGCACCGAACCTCCGCTGACCACCGTCCGCCAGCCCATCGAGGCCATGGGCCGCGCGGCCGTGGAGCTGCTGAACGCCCAGATCGCGGGCACCGCCGTACCCGCCGAGGAGCTGCTGTTCGAGCCCGAGCTGGTGGTGCGCGGCTCCACCGCGCAAGCCCCGCGCGACTGAGATCGGCGACGCGACACTAACTGTCGAATAATTACAGATTCTGCGCGATATCTTGCGGCCCGGTGTCGGCGGTGCTTGAGTGTGCGGCGCCCACCGCTCCTGCCATGCGTGCCATCAGGGGGTCCACCGATGAGAAGCACCGGGTTCCGCCGCACCGTCGTCGCGATCGGCTTCTGTTCCTCCCTCGCCCTCGCCGCGTCCGCCTGCGGGTCGGGCGACGACGGCACGGCGAGCGGCAAGACCCGCATCACCGTCAACTGCGAGCCGCCCCGCAGCGCCAAGGTCGACCGGAGGTTCTTCGAGGAGGACATCGCCTCGTTCGAGAAGCGGAACCCGGACATCGACGTCGTCGCGCACGACGCGTTCCCCTGCCAGGACCCGAAGACCTTCGACGCCAAGCTCGCCGGCGGACAGATGGAGGACGTGTTCTACACGTACTTCACCGACGCCAAGCACGTCGTCGACATCCGTCAGGCGGCCGAACTCACGCCGTATCTCAGGGAGCTGAAGAGCTACGGCACCATCCAGAAGCAACTGCGGGACATCTACACCGTGGACGGGAAGGTCTACGGCATCCCGCGTACCGGCTACTCGATGGGTCTGATCTACAACCGCGAGCTGTTCGAGAAGGCCGGACTCGACCCCGACAGGCCCCCGGCGACCTGGGACGAGGTCCGCGCCGACGCCAAGAGGATCGCCGCCCTCGGCGACGGAACCGTCGGATACGCCGACTACAGCGCGCAGAACCAGGGTGGCTGGCACTTCACCGCCGAGCTGTACTCACAGGGCGGCGACGTCGTCGGCCCCGACGGCAAGAAGGCCACGGTCGACACCCCCGAGGGCCACGCCGTCCTCCAGAACCTGCACGACATGCGGTGGGCCGACGACTCCATGGGCAGCAAGCAGCTCCTCGTCATCAACGACGTGCAGCAGATGATGGGTTCGGGCAAGCTCGGCATGTACCTGTCCGCCCCGGACAACATCCCGATCCTGGTCAAGGAGAAGGGCGGCAGCTACCAGGACCTCGCCCTGGCCCCCATGCCCGGCGGCAAGGGCACGCTCATCGGCGGCGACGGCTACATGTTCGACAAGAACGACACACCCGCCCAGATCCGCGCCGGCCTGAAGTGGCTCGACCACATGTTCCTCACCCCGGGATCCGGCTTCCTCGGCGACTACGCCCGCGCCCGGAAGCACGACGCGCCGGTCGGCCTGCCCGAGCCGCGCCTGTTCACCGGCGCCGCCGACGCCAAGGACCAGCAGGTCAAGAAGGCCAACGCCAATGTCCCGGTGGCGAACTACCGGGCCTTCCTCGACGGCAACCGGCAGCTGACGATGAAGATCGAGCCGCCGGACGCCCAGCAGATCTACTCCGTCCTCGACGGTGTCGTCTCCGCCGTCCTGACCAAGAAGGACGCGGACATCGACCAGCTCCTCCGGGACGCGTCCGGCAAGATCGACAGCATTCTGGCCCGGGGCTGACCGCCATGGCCAAGACGGTCGAGCGGCGTCCTGTCGAGGAGCCCGCCGTCCACCCGGTCCCGGCTCCGCCCCCGGCGGGGAGCCGGGGGCGGAGCCGCCTGATCGACCAGGCCCGCGCCTACGCGTTCCTCCTCGGCGGCCTGATCTGCTTCGCCCTGTTCTCCTGGTACCCGGCGATCCGCGCGGTCGTCCTCGCCTTCCAGAAGTACACGCCCGGTTCGTCCCCCGAGTGGGTCGGCACCGCCAACTTCACCCGCGTCTGGCACGACCCCGAGTTCACCGAGGCCTGGCGCAACACCCTCGCCTTCACCCTGCTGGCCCTCCTGATCGGCTTCGCCGTCCCCTTCGTCCTCGCCCTCGTCCTGAACGAACTGCGGCACGCGAAGGCCTTCTTCCGAGTCGTGGTGTACCTGCCGGTGATGATCCCGCCGGTGGTCAGCGCCCTGCTGTGGAAGTGGTTCTACGACCCCGGAGCAGGGCTCGCCAATGAGACGCTGCGCTTCCTGCACCTGCCCACCTCGAACTGGTCCAACGGCACCGACACCGC is a genomic window of Streptomyces griseochromogenes containing:
- a CDS encoding ATP-grasp domain-containing protein; this translates as MISRVRVWLNRTYAENVFFMDQLRRNPSDRAVEIHATHGDADSPVLAAADTADLEPEGLSPAAYVEYALDQCARRGIDVFVPRLHQTAIVAHRADFAAVGTALLAPTPQAVAVFEDKATAYEAVRSVGVPVPPWWRVRTADELVAAVEELEAGGHKACFKPAAGAGGVGFRVITRTPFSLMHLNGFPGPHVQLDLVVEALERAEEPVDWVVMPRLEEPEVSVDCLTGPDNHVRLAVGRTKNGRRRGFTLHEQWLEPARLIAEGFGLHHLSNIQFRMFGDRPVLLDVNTRPAGGLHQLSLCGVNAPWAAVQLALGEDPGVIEPPFLGQDYTVVSGPRPLMPAALPRQRVESAEVLPPAAPVHVQSASAAEVLPL
- a CDS encoding metallophosphoesterase family protein — encoded protein: MESTARAGQLLAISDLHISYPENRALVEQMRPHTEDDWLIVAGDIAETVEDIRWTLATLADRFRKVLWSPGNHELWTHPRDTVDLRGVARYEHLVELCRELGVTTPEDPYPVWQGPGGPVVVAPLFLLYDYSFLPAGCVTKAQGLAYAESTGIICNDEYLLHPDPYPSREAWCRARVAETARRLAELPEDLPTVLANHYPLDRHPTDVLWHPEFAMWCGTELTADWHHRFRVQTMVYGHLHIPRTTWHEGVRFEEVSVGYPREWRKRPVPPGRLRRILPMEVGPGDRGAAPGVGGGRGNVRG
- a CDS encoding 4'-phosphopantetheinyl transferase family protein — translated: MIEELLPESVVAVETYGDEEARDTPLYPEEQQLVARAVDKRRREFTSVRVCARRAMEKLGVPPQPVLTGERGAPIWPEGLAGSMTHCDGYRAAALVRATDLASLGIDAEPHAPVPDGVFEAISLPAEQDRHRELSTTRPAVHWDRLLFSAKESVYKAWFPLTRAWLDFSEADIELFPATGQGTRGRFHARLLVPGPLVGGTRLSGFEGRWLAEDGLVLTAVTVPHC
- a CDS encoding toxin-antitoxin system, toxin component, which translates into the protein MRRLCTELVGELALPGPVPPHELYRALCEAMSRRRGRPVQFRTAVFPPDTASGLWLDLTDRDLVVVEERTAPDHQLVILGHELWHMQAGHCGHLTDGAGVGVATRLLSEGSDPAALAAAVQRVAARTRFEQSEERDAESFGLLLASKCRTWLAGSALRGPVRRNDVAGRIEASLGYLGSQG
- a CDS encoding helix-turn-helix domain-containing protein yields the protein MTDGYEDPGATETAQLPAVVARVTGLADRLGVPHSEVFDVGRLSVACGVPEPVVKALLSGRPAGEPDVQARFLQRLDLLRRTRLKPNGRKYTQQEIADGAGMSRQQAGALINGDRRPTMEHCDALQRFFRVHAGFLTAEDPEALAGALQRTEQELLQKLADRERAAAAAANDPLERLLQDHGVRGIAWRAAQLPTDQHRDKVAEWLDMLLESVKRPES
- a CDS encoding LacI family DNA-binding transcriptional regulator, with the translated sequence MTRRLAEVAKKVGVSEATVSRVLNGKPGVSAATRQAVLSALDVLGYERPTQLRGERARLVGLVLPELQNPIFPAFAEVIGGALAQLGLTPVLCTQTKGGVSEADYVELLLQQQVSGVVFAGGLYAQADAPHDHYRRLADRNIPVVLVNAAIEHLGFPGVSCDDAVAVEQAWRHLASLGHERIGLVLGPGDHVPSARKLAAARAVAGDLPDEFVARAIFSLEGGHAAAARLIERGVTGIICASDPLALGAVRAARRKGHDVPGRISVVGYDDSAFMNCTEPPLTTVRQPIEAMGRAAVELLNAQIAGTAVPAEELLFEPELVVRGSTAQAPRD
- a CDS encoding ABC transporter substrate-binding protein, whose amino-acid sequence is MRSTGFRRTVVAIGFCSSLALAASACGSGDDGTASGKTRITVNCEPPRSAKVDRRFFEEDIASFEKRNPDIDVVAHDAFPCQDPKTFDAKLAGGQMEDVFYTYFTDAKHVVDIRQAAELTPYLRELKSYGTIQKQLRDIYTVDGKVYGIPRTGYSMGLIYNRELFEKAGLDPDRPPATWDEVRADAKRIAALGDGTVGYADYSAQNQGGWHFTAELYSQGGDVVGPDGKKATVDTPEGHAVLQNLHDMRWADDSMGSKQLLVINDVQQMMGSGKLGMYLSAPDNIPILVKEKGGSYQDLALAPMPGGKGTLIGGDGYMFDKNDTPAQIRAGLKWLDHMFLTPGSGFLGDYARARKHDAPVGLPEPRLFTGAADAKDQQVKKANANVPVANYRAFLDGNRQLTMKIEPPDAQQIYSVLDGVVSAVLTKKDADIDQLLRDASGKIDSILARG
- a CDS encoding carbohydrate ABC transporter permease yields the protein MAKTVERRPVEEPAVHPVPAPPPAGSRGRSRLIDQARAYAFLLGGLICFALFSWYPAIRAVVLAFQKYTPGSSPEWVGTANFTRVWHDPEFTEAWRNTLAFTLLALLIGFAVPFVLALVLNELRHAKAFFRVVVYLPVMIPPVVSALLWKWFYDPGAGLANETLRFLHLPTSNWSNGTDTALLSLVIVATWANMGGTVLIYLAALQSIPGELYEAAELDGAHLLQRIRHVTIPQTRFVVLMLMLLQIIATMQVFTEPFVITGGGPENATVTVLYLIYKYAFLYNDFGGACALSVMLLVLLGAFSAVYLRLTRAEGDA